A single window of Sphingobacteriales bacterium DNA harbors:
- the guaB gene encoding IMP dehydrogenase, producing MENISHLSNSQKFAGDGLTFDDVLLIPAYSQVLPRETNLTSFVTKNISINIPILSAAMDTVTEANLAIALAREGGIGVLHKNMSIEQQANQVRKVKRSESGLISDPITLKPENKVAEAFSIMSENKIGGIPITDDNGILVGIITNRDLRFCKDKNMLIKDLMTKEKLITAPEKTTLKQAEDILHEYRIEKLPIVASNNKLVGLITYKDIIKVRNYPNSCKDDGGRLRVAAAVGVTSDMMNRIDALVNVGVDFISIDTAHGHSQGVIDAVKNVKQTYKNLDVVAGNIATANAAKALADAGADAVKVGIGPGSICTTRIVAGVGVPQLSAIYEASIALKNTNIPIIADGGIRYTGDMVKAIAAGASTIMAGSLFAGTEESPGNTVILEGRKFKVYRGMGSLEAMNEGSKDRYFQDVEEDIKKLVPEGIVGRIPYKGTLSEVVYQYIGGLKAGMGYCGARDIRTLQETAQFVKITAAGVTESHPHDVAITNEAPNYSR from the coding sequence ATGGAAAACATATCTCACTTATCCAATTCTCAAAAATTTGCTGGCGATGGTCTTACATTCGATGATGTATTATTAATTCCTGCATACTCACAAGTACTACCAAGAGAAACCAATCTTACATCATTTGTAACAAAGAATATAAGTATCAATATACCTATTCTTTCCGCAGCCATGGATACGGTTACAGAAGCAAATTTAGCTATTGCATTAGCAAGAGAAGGTGGCATTGGCGTCTTACACAAAAACATGAGTATTGAGCAACAAGCCAACCAAGTAAGAAAAGTAAAACGCTCAGAAAGTGGATTGATTTCAGATCCAATTACACTAAAACCAGAAAATAAAGTAGCAGAAGCATTTTCTATAATGTCCGAAAATAAAATTGGTGGCATTCCAATTACTGATGATAATGGAATTTTGGTAGGCATTATTACCAATAGAGATTTAAGGTTTTGCAAAGATAAAAATATGCTCATCAAAGATTTGATGACTAAAGAGAAACTCATTACTGCACCAGAAAAAACAACACTAAAACAAGCTGAAGATATATTGCACGAATATAGAATTGAAAAATTACCTATCGTTGCATCAAATAATAAATTGGTTGGATTAATAACTTATAAAGATATTATTAAAGTTAGAAATTATCCGAACTCGTGCAAAGATGATGGCGGAAGATTGAGAGTAGCAGCAGCAGTTGGCGTTACATCAGATATGATGAATAGAATTGATGCTTTAGTAAATGTAGGTGTAGATTTTATTTCTATAGATACAGCACATGGACACTCGCAAGGCGTGATAGATGCTGTGAAAAATGTAAAACAAACATATAAAAATTTAGATGTAGTAGCAGGCAACATAGCAACTGCAAATGCAGCAAAAGCACTTGCCGATGCTGGCGCAGACGCAGTAAAAGTTGGTATTGGTCCAGGTTCTATTTGTACTACAAGAATTGTAGCTGGCGTAGGTGTACCACAACTAAGTGCTATCTATGAAGCAAGTATTGCACTAAAGAATACAAATATTCCTATTATTGCTGATGGTGGCATCAGATACACAGGCGATATGGTAAAAGCAATAGCTGCTGGTGCAAGCACAATAATGGCTGGTTCTCTTTTTGCAGGCACGGAAGAAAGTCCTGGTAACACTGTAATTTTAGAAGGTAGAAAATTTAAAGTATACAGAGGAATGGGTAGCTTAGAAGCAATGAACGAAGGCTCAAAAGATAGATATTTCCAAGATGTAGAAGAAGATATTAAAAAATTAGTACCAGAAGGTATTGTAGGTAGAATACCTTACAAAGGCACACTAAGCGAAGTTGTATATCAATATATTGGTGGACTAAAAGCTGGTATGGGCTACTGTGGCGCAAGAGATATTAGAACATTACAAGAAACTGCACAATTTGTAAAAATTACTGCTGCTGGTGTAACAGAATCACATCCACACGATGTGGCAATAACAAACGAAGCACCAAACTACAGTAGATAG
- the dgt gene encoding dNTP triphosphohydrolase: MNHIYNSNSSIENNILYSEKDFTRELSEKNNVFYGDEFPDELYRTPFYRDYARLIHSPCFRRLNSKTQLFPDTESDFFRNRLTHSIEVAQIGKSITNKVNYEIEKILKERKINKTAKIDTDLVEFACMAHDLGHPPFGHQGEKALNDKMHDSGGFEGNAQTLRILSKLEKKVILKEENNDLHDENYLYTMRNRTNEDLRRGLNLTYRSLASILKYDFAIPIENEEPKSPILYKGYYDSEKDLVNRIKANVLEGKYIDEHQFKTIECQIMDVADDIAYSVFDLEDSLKGGLISILDLAYSDVDSPVVKNLSAKISESNNNKGDEIIINALKNNTNLREVFIKHFYLEIYNKYINIYTNNYTNQPDDALKRENTDKYRRFVIDTAIQQLFDFIKIIPTMTLFPELLKEEEDPSTINSIENRLYAREGWRRHKDIYNNSNIRTYNTSKLVGTFVRSVSINIPANCENVPSKWKIIFKEPENITINVELTIEILKHFTYVYQITSPRLQIIETRGKDIVKDIFEAIVKSDGNFLPEDFRIQYRTVEKNYKRMIDDNDDKIHTLTGEIKTHKTNNNTKSEKECVAKKNELTQTNKLILGLIDREKKRIICDFIARMTDKFALDFYARLKSDSPKSIYKNM; encoded by the coding sequence ATGAATCATATATATAATTCTAACTCTTCTATTGAAAACAATATTCTATATTCAGAAAAGGATTTTACAAGAGAACTCAGTGAGAAGAACAACGTATTTTATGGTGATGAGTTTCCAGATGAATTGTACAGAACACCTTTTTACAGAGATTATGCTAGGCTAATTCATTCTCCATGTTTTAGACGATTAAATTCAAAAACTCAATTATTTCCAGATACCGAATCTGATTTCTTTAGAAATAGATTAACACACTCTATTGAAGTAGCTCAAATAGGAAAATCTATTACTAATAAAGTTAATTATGAAATTGAAAAAATCCTAAAAGAAAGAAAAATTAATAAGACAGCAAAGATTGATACTGATTTAGTAGAATTTGCATGTATGGCACACGACTTAGGTCATCCTCCGTTTGGCCATCAAGGTGAGAAAGCACTAAATGATAAAATGCATGATAGTGGAGGATTTGAGGGTAATGCCCAAACTTTAAGAATTTTATCTAAACTTGAGAAAAAAGTAATTCTTAAAGAAGAAAACAATGACCTACATGATGAAAACTATTTGTATACAATGCGTAATAGGACAAATGAAGACTTACGAAGAGGACTAAATCTAACATATAGAAGTCTTGCATCAATATTAAAATATGATTTCGCAATACCTATAGAAAATGAAGAACCAAAATCACCTATATTATATAAAGGCTATTATGATTCTGAAAAAGATCTAGTAAATCGAATTAAAGCCAATGTTTTAGAGGGAAAATATATAGATGAACACCAATTTAAGACAATAGAATGCCAGATAATGGATGTTGCAGATGATATTGCATATTCAGTATTTGACCTAGAGGATTCTTTGAAAGGTGGTTTAATATCAATTTTAGATTTGGCATACTCTGATGTAGATTCTCCAGTAGTTAAAAATTTATCTGCAAAAATTAGCGAATCCAATAACAACAAAGGTGATGAAATAATTATAAATGCTCTAAAAAATAATACAAACCTTAGGGAAGTGTTTATCAAACATTTTTATCTAGAAATATATAATAAATATATAAATATATATACGAATAATTATACAAATCAACCTGATGATGCACTAAAACGAGAAAATACAGATAAATATAGAAGATTTGTTATTGATACTGCAATACAACAATTGTTTGACTTTATAAAAATTATTCCAACAATGACGTTGTTCCCTGAATTACTCAAAGAAGAGGAAGATCCATCAACAATAAACTCAATTGAAAACCGTTTGTATGCACGAGAAGGATGGAGAAGACATAAAGATATATACAACAACAGCAACATTCGAACATACAATACCTCAAAGTTGGTTGGAACTTTTGTCCGTTCAGTAAGCATTAACATTCCTGCAAACTGTGAAAATGTACCAAGTAAATGGAAAATTATTTTTAAAGAACCTGAAAATATTACAATCAATGTAGAACTTACTATAGAAATATTAAAGCATTTTACATATGTGTATCAAATTACAAGTCCTCGTTTACAAATTATTGAAACAAGAGGTAAGGATATTGTAAAAGATATATTTGAAGCTATTGTGAAGAGTGATGGCAACTTTCTACCTGAAGATTTTAGAATTCAATATAGAACTGTAGAAAAAAACTATAAAAGAATGATAGATGACAATGATGATAAAATTCATACTTTGACAGGTGAGATAAAAACACACAAAACTAACAATAACACAAAGAGTGAAAAAGAGTGTGTTGCAAAAAAAAATGAATTAACCCAAACCAATAAATTAATTCTAGGCTTAATAGATAGAGAGAAGAAGAGAATTATATGTGATTTTATAGCACGTATGACAGATAAATTTGCATTAGATTTCTATGCTCGATTAAAATCAGATTCTCCAAAATCAATATATAAGAACATGTAA
- the rraA gene encoding ribonuclease E activity regulator RraA codes for MSKDFATADLYDANEGKVQVALPLFKSYGNKNKFYGQIVTLKCHEDNTLVGDTLRKENGKGKVLVIDGGGSLRCALVGDLIAAAAVKNEWEGIVVFGCIRDAAPINEMEIGIRALATNPTKTVKRNTGILHETINFANTTFVENEYIYVDEDGILVSNTNLLD; via the coding sequence ATGAGTAAAGATTTTGCAACAGCCGATTTGTATGATGCTAATGAAGGTAAAGTTCAAGTAGCATTGCCATTATTTAAATCTTATGGCAATAAAAATAAATTTTACGGACAAATAGTTACGCTTAAATGCCATGAAGACAATACCTTAGTTGGCGATACCTTGCGAAAAGAAAATGGCAAAGGAAAAGTTTTAGTTATTGATGGTGGTGGTTCTTTGCGTTGTGCATTAGTTGGCGATTTGATAGCTGCTGCTGCAGTAAAAAACGAGTGGGAAGGCATTGTAGTATTTGGTTGCATAAGAGATGCTGCACCAATCAATGAGATGGAAATTGGCATTAGAGCATTAGCTACAAATCCTACAAAAACAGTAAAACGCAACACAGGAATTTTGCATGAAACTATAAATTTTGCAAACACTACTTTTGTAGAAAACGAATATATCTATGTAGATGAAGATGGAATTTTAGTAAGCAATACTAACTTATTGGATTAG
- a CDS encoding hemolysin III family protein yields the protein MRLEIKKEIANTITHGIGLLTFLSLIPFLFIKASKYNLDMKLLGLILFAVGLVAVYTSSTVYHAIMHEKTKKVLRVADHISIYFLIAGSYSAFMLMFIPKDVSYPFLYILWSLVAVGTVKKIFLTGKYDGLSTALYIFLGCMGLFLSKYIFDFMPTHVIWLIFLGGACYLFGVIFYAWKKFNYHHAVWHVFVYAGSMCHFFGIYFGFPNPIS from the coding sequence ATGAGATTAGAAATTAAGAAAGAAATAGCAAATACAATTACACATGGGATTGGTTTGCTTACATTTTTATCGTTAATTCCTTTCTTATTCATCAAAGCATCTAAGTATAACTTAGATATGAAACTTCTTGGTTTAATTTTATTTGCAGTTGGGTTAGTAGCAGTGTACACTTCATCTACTGTATATCACGCGATTATGCACGAAAAAACTAAAAAAGTACTTAGAGTTGCAGACCATATTAGTATCTACTTTTTAATAGCTGGAAGTTATTCTGCATTCATGTTAATGTTTATTCCAAAAGATGTAAGCTATCCGTTTCTATATATTTTATGGAGTTTAGTAGCAGTTGGTACTGTAAAAAAAATATTTTTAACAGGTAAGTATGATGGACTATCTACCGCATTGTATATATTTTTAGGATGCATGGGCTTGTTTTTATCAAAATATATTTTTGATTTTATGCCTACACATGTTATTTGGTTGATATTCCTTGGTGGTGCTTGTTATTTATTTGGTGTTATTTTCTATGCTTGGAAAAAATTTAATTACCACCATGCAGTATGGCACGTATTTGTTTATGCTGGAAGCATGTGTCATTTCTTTGGAATCTATTTTGGATTTCCTAATCCAATAAGTTAG
- a CDS encoding universal stress protein produces the protein MSKILVPTDLSENSINALKYANSFATKQNAEIVLLNIYTGDISNYESGWPIEEDIDAIKPDRKKVLESIVQQYCTVPTNIEIIEGDVVATTVNYAKDNAVSIIIMGTHGASGLKEVFGRQY, from the coding sequence ATGAGTAAAATTCTTGTTCCAACAGATTTATCCGAAAATTCAATCAATGCATTAAAATATGCGAATAGCTTTGCTACTAAACAAAATGCTGAAATTGTATTGCTAAATATTTATACTGGTGACATTAGCAATTATGAATCTGGATGGCCAATTGAAGAAGATATTGATGCCATAAAGCCTGATAGAAAGAAAGTACTAGAATCTATTGTTCAACAATATTGTACAGTACCAACAAATATAGAAATTATAGAAGGTGATGTTGTAGCAACAACTGTAAATTATGCAAAAGATAATGCTGTATCTATCATCATAATGGGAACGCATGGTGCAAGTGGATTAAAGGAAGTTTTTGGGCGACAATACTAG
- a CDS encoding bifunctional (p)ppGpp synthetase/guanosine-3',5'-bis(diphosphate) 3'-pyrophosphohydrolase, which yields MISQEPEILAKEKQAILKDYRQLLRAAQAKMNKGDDKRIRHAFEVAVDAHKNQRRKSGEPYIHHPIAVAKIVAEEIGLGTTSVICALLHDTVEDTELTLEQIKKDFGPTVSKIIDGLTKISKISDQTESIQAENYRKILLTLSDDIRVILIKIADRLHNMRTLNDMSKKNQLKISSETLYLYAPLAHRFGLYSIKGELEDLAMKYIEPERYKEIAKLLDETKRERTKYINDFVKPLQEELDKSGLKANVFGRPKSISSIAHKMKKKGVNFDDVYDKFAIRVILDSEPEKEKADCWQAYSIVTDKYKPQPNRLRDWLSHPKANGYESLHTTVMGPSGRFVEVQIRSKRMDEIAEKGLAAHYKYKENRLKPSNTAEEAIESWLAQVREYLKNPDTNPVEFINDFKLELYNKEIYIFTPKGEMKILPVDATALDFAYAIHTNIGDQTIGAKVNNKLVPIGHVLKNGDQIEIITSKKQKPNEDWLNIVTTSRAKSKIKNSLKEEKRKVADHGKEILERKLSQLKANNNNENINTIMIFYKEPSTLDLMYRIGNNEIQLNELKQLKNVGGTLELPKIEKDKKVEEKEFVQEPSFSKNSELVIFGESSSQFPYEMAKCCNPIPGDDIMGFISINGVIKIHRTGCNNIVNLASRYGYRIIKTSWTAKSSPEFLTTIKLNGLDDIGVMNKITYIISQEMKLNMQSIALESKGGMFEGIIKIFVKNNEQLNTLLDKLNHTKGIHQVIREEF from the coding sequence ATGATAAGTCAAGAACCAGAAATATTAGCAAAAGAAAAACAAGCAATCCTAAAAGATTACAGACAACTGTTGCGTGCAGCGCAAGCTAAAATGAATAAAGGCGATGATAAAAGAATACGCCATGCATTTGAAGTAGCTGTAGATGCACATAAAAATCAACGCAGAAAAAGTGGTGAGCCATACATACATCATCCAATTGCTGTAGCAAAAATTGTTGCAGAAGAAATTGGCTTAGGCACAACCTCTGTTATCTGTGCATTGTTGCATGATACAGTAGAAGACACAGAACTTACTTTAGAACAAATAAAAAAAGATTTTGGACCAACAGTTTCCAAAATAATCGATGGTCTTACTAAAATTAGTAAAATATCAGACCAAACAGAATCTATACAAGCAGAAAACTATAGAAAAATCTTATTGACATTATCAGATGATATTCGTGTAATCTTAATCAAAATTGCAGATAGACTACACAATATGCGTACGCTGAATGATATGTCTAAAAAAAATCAGCTTAAAATTTCTTCAGAAACATTATACCTATATGCACCATTAGCACACAGATTTGGTTTATATTCTATCAAAGGTGAATTGGAAGATTTAGCCATGAAGTATATAGAACCAGAAAGATATAAAGAGATTGCAAAACTATTGGATGAAACCAAACGCGAGCGCACAAAATATATAAATGACTTTGTAAAACCATTGCAAGAAGAATTAGATAAATCTGGCTTGAAAGCAAACGTTTTTGGTAGACCAAAATCTATATCATCTATTGCACACAAAATGAAAAAGAAAGGTGTGAATTTTGATGATGTGTACGATAAATTTGCGATTCGTGTAATATTAGATTCTGAACCAGAGAAAGAAAAAGCAGATTGCTGGCAAGCATATTCTATTGTTACAGACAAATACAAGCCACAACCTAATAGGTTAAGAGATTGGTTGTCGCATCCAAAAGCAAATGGCTATGAATCTTTGCATACAACAGTAATGGGTCCATCAGGAAGATTTGTTGAAGTACAAATTAGAAGCAAACGAATGGATGAAATTGCAGAGAAAGGCTTGGCTGCTCATTACAAATACAAAGAAAATAGATTAAAACCTAGCAACACAGCAGAAGAAGCTATAGAAAGTTGGTTGGCACAAGTAAGAGAGTATCTAAAAAATCCAGATACCAATCCTGTAGAATTTATTAACGATTTTAAACTAGAATTATATAATAAAGAAATATATATATTTACTCCAAAAGGAGAAATGAAAATTCTTCCTGTTGATGCAACTGCATTAGACTTTGCCTATGCAATACATACAAATATTGGCGACCAAACTATTGGTGCAAAAGTAAATAACAAATTGGTACCTATTGGGCATGTGCTAAAAAACGGCGATCAAATTGAAATCATTACATCAAAAAAACAAAAACCAAATGAAGATTGGCTAAATATTGTTACAACTTCGAGAGCAAAATCTAAAATTAAAAATTCTTTAAAAGAAGAGAAAAGAAAAGTAGCAGACCATGGAAAAGAAATTTTAGAGAGAAAATTATCTCAACTTAAGGCAAACAACAATAATGAAAATATCAATACAATAATGATATTTTATAAAGAACCGAGTACTTTAGATTTAATGTATCGCATAGGAAATAATGAGATACAATTAAATGAATTAAAACAACTAAAGAATGTTGGTGGCACACTAGAATTACCAAAAATAGAGAAAGACAAAAAAGTCGAAGAAAAAGAATTTGTACAAGAGCCGAGTTTTTCTAAAAACTCAGAGTTAGTAATCTTTGGCGAATCATCTAGTCAATTTCCATATGAAATGGCAAAATGTTGCAATCCAATTCCAGGTGATGATATTATGGGTTTTATCTCTATTAATGGTGTTATTAAAATTCACAGAACAGGTTGCAACAACATCGTCAATTTGGCATCAAGGTATGGCTATAGAATCATCAAAACAAGTTGGACAGCAAAATCATCACCAGAATTTTTAACAACAATAAAACTAAATGGTTTAGATGATATTGGTGTAATGAACAAAATTACATATATTATTTCTCAAGAAATGAAACTAAATATGCAATCTATTGCATTAGAATCAAAAGGTGGAATGTTTGAAGGAATAATAAAAATATTTGTAAAAAATAATGAACAGCTAAATACATTACTAGACAAATTGAACCACACAAAAGGAATTCATCAAGTAATTAGAGAAGAGTTCTAA
- a CDS encoding SRPBCC family protein produces MRKNLVHLNNIQGMKNIALNNKVHRIHFLQDFNVPVQSVFSFFSDHNRLSEIYPALIKRIVDSPNPTNCNDVGSARIIVSFPLVFQETITKYIENKYIEYKITTPSPLKNHIGKMNFIALDDTSSRLDYVIEFEALIPYSGFFIQQINTKLVQNALSNLERKFRENINY; encoded by the coding sequence ATGCGTAAAAATTTAGTACATTTGAATAACATCCAAGGTATGAAAAATATTGCTTTGAATAATAAAGTGCATCGCATTCATTTCCTACAAGATTTTAATGTTCCTGTACAATCTGTCTTTTCATTCTTTAGTGATCATAATAGGTTGAGTGAAATTTATCCTGCATTAATAAAACGAATAGTAGATTCGCCAAATCCAACCAATTGCAATGATGTTGGCTCAGCAAGAATCATTGTTAGTTTTCCACTTGTTTTTCAAGAAACAATTACAAAATACATTGAAAATAAATATATAGAATATAAAATAACGACTCCAAGTCCGCTAAAAAATCATATTGGGAAAATGAATTTTATTGCTTTAGATGACACATCATCAAGATTGGATTATGTGATAGAGTTTGAGGCATTGATACCATATTCTGGATTTTTTATTCAACAAATTAATACAAAACTAGTTCAGAATGCATTGAGCAATTTGGAAAGAAAATTTAGAGAAAATATTAATTACTAA
- a CDS encoding IS982 family transposase gives MNDCEIIALSLCAEALSIDSENLFWKKLKVEYSLDFPHLIDRSNYNKRRRRLQNYIHLLNEKMAQPFNEFEDVFIVDSIPIPIVQLAREKHSKICKHDFETAPDKGYSAVSKSYYYGYKLHLSTTLNGTFMSMDITKASVHDVHFLNNLKHSGMNNAILLGDKGYLSTQYQLDLFESCNIQLKTPLRNNQKDYQKYPFILRKCRKRIETLFSQLCDQFMIKRNYAKSFIGLITRIKSKTCALTALQLLNKMNNKPINHLKFALC, from the coding sequence ATGAATGATTGTGAAATCATCGCATTATCACTTTGTGCTGAAGCATTGAGTATTGATTCTGAAAACTTATTTTGGAAGAAATTAAAGGTAGAATATTCATTAGATTTTCCACATTTAATTGACCGTTCTAATTATAATAAACGAAGGCGAAGATTACAGAATTATATTCATCTCTTGAATGAAAAAATGGCACAACCTTTTAATGAATTTGAAGATGTTTTTATTGTAGATTCTATACCTATTCCAATTGTACAATTAGCAAGAGAAAAGCATTCTAAAATATGCAAACATGATTTTGAAACAGCTCCAGATAAAGGTTATTCTGCTGTAAGTAAATCGTATTATTATGGATATAAACTTCACTTGTCTACAACCCTTAATGGAACATTTATGTCAATGGATATTACCAAAGCCAGCGTACATGATGTACATTTTTTAAATAATCTAAAGCATAGTGGAATGAATAATGCTATACTACTTGGTGACAAAGGCTATCTATCTACTCAATACCAATTAGACTTGTTTGAGTCCTGTAATATTCAACTTAAAACTCCTTTGCGTAACAATCAAAAAGACTATCAGAAATATCCATTCATACTTAGAAAATGTAGAAAGAGAATTGAAACATTATTCTCACAACTTTGTGACCAGTTTATGATTAAAAGAAACTATGCTAAATCATTCATTGGATTGATTACAAGAATCAAATCTAAAACCTGTGCATTAACTGCCTTACAACTTTTAAATAAAATGAATAATAAACCAATCAATCATCTTAAATTCGCACTATGTTAA
- a CDS encoding OmpA family protein, with protein MIWKAQAEKEKLDAEHQQKLKNAQNENQKTNAELLQMQIDLEKQKQVLDQKEKSLASLQNEIQLKSDRINELEKSLNEQKLQSENLKNTIKNALTQFDAGELEVYSKEGKVYVSMSDKLLFKSGSTIVEAKGIEALGKLAEVIKKNPDIMVNVEGHTDNVPYKSNNGFLKDNWDLSLMRASSVLHILTEKYFVSRLQLMASGKGEFSPKATNVTPEGKAQNRRTEIILTPKIDKVMQLLSN; from the coding sequence ATGATTTGGAAGGCACAAGCAGAAAAGGAAAAGCTAGATGCAGAACATCAACAAAAATTAAAAAATGCGCAGAATGAAAACCAAAAAACAAATGCAGAATTGCTACAAATGCAAATAGATTTAGAAAAACAAAAACAAGTATTAGATCAAAAAGAAAAATCTTTGGCTAGTTTACAAAATGAAATTCAACTAAAAAGTGATAGAATAAATGAATTAGAGAAAAGTTTAAATGAGCAGAAACTCCAATCAGAAAATTTAAAAAATACAATTAAAAATGCATTAACACAATTTGATGCTGGCGAACTTGAAGTATATTCTAAAGAAGGAAAAGTATATGTATCTATGTCTGATAAACTTTTGTTTAAATCTGGAAGTACAATTGTAGAAGCAAAAGGTATTGAAGCGCTCGGAAAGTTGGCTGAAGTTATCAAAAAGAACCCAGATATTATGGTGAATGTAGAAGGACACACAGACAATGTACCATACAAAAGCAATAATGGTTTTTTGAAAGATAATTGGGATTTGAGTTTAATGCGTGCAAGCAGTGTTTTACATATTCTTACAGAAAAATATTTTGTTAGTAGATTACAATTGATGGCAAGTGGAAAAGGCGAATTTTCGCCTAAAGCAACAAATGTAACACCTGAAGGAAAAGCTCAAAATAGAAGAACTGAAATAATACTAACACCAAAAATTGATAAGGTAATGCAATTGCTTAGCAACTAA
- a CDS encoding OmpH family outer membrane protein has protein sequence MKNLSLILNAILFLLVGVLFYLHFNSKSKNSSPVVVKTQDGKTQTVSGTVIAYFDIDSFQNNYSLYKQKKIEIENKQRAIENEVAKDEQRIQNMIAGYQKQAETMTEEEYYTAQQKLAVEQQKAQQKAENSTQLLLKMTDKFNKDLMESIIEYLKEYNKDNKYTYILPYTKESPNLLYVDERFDITKEIIDGMNEKAKSKK, from the coding sequence ATGAAAAATTTATCATTAATACTCAATGCCATTTTATTCTTATTAGTTGGCGTTTTATTTTATCTACACTTTAATTCAAAAAGTAAAAATAGTTCTCCAGTTGTTGTAAAAACACAAGATGGAAAAACGCAAACTGTAAGTGGTACTGTGATTGCATATTTTGATATAGATTCTTTTCAAAATAATTATTCTTTATACAAACAAAAGAAAATTGAAATTGAAAATAAACAACGTGCTATTGAAAACGAAGTTGCAAAAGATGAGCAACGTATACAAAATATGATTGCTGGATACCAAAAGCAAGCAGAAACAATGACTGAAGAAGAATATTATACTGCACAGCAAAAATTGGCTGTAGAGCAACAGAAAGCACAGCAAAAAGCAGAAAATTCAACACAATTATTATTAAAAATGACAGATAAATTCAATAAAGATTTAATGGAGTCAATAATTGAATATCTAAAAGAGTATAACAAAGACAACAAATACACTTATATTTTACCATATACCAAAGAGTCTCCAAACTTATTGTATGTTGATGAAAGATTTGACATTACAAAAGAAATAATTGATGGTATGAACGAAAAGGCAAAATCAAAAAAATAA
- the apaG gene encoding Co2+/Mg2+ efflux protein ApaG, protein MDTLTTNGVTVSVETNYLEQQSNPSRKSFLFAYTIKINNGNNFPIQVLFRHWIIKDALMQLRKVDGEGVVGVQPIILPNEFFEYTSYCDFETEIGQMKGHYLVRNLLNQSEFFIDIPMFAMYANGVLN, encoded by the coding sequence TTGGATACATTAACAACAAATGGCGTTACAGTTTCTGTAGAAACTAATTATTTGGAGCAACAATCAAATCCAAGTAGAAAAAGCTTTTTGTTTGCCTATACAATAAAAATAAATAATGGCAATAATTTCCCAATTCAAGTTTTGTTTAGACATTGGATAATTAAAGATGCACTCATGCAATTGCGCAAAGTTGATGGCGAAGGTGTTGTTGGTGTGCAACCAATCATATTACCAAATGAGTTTTTTGAATACACATCATATTGTGATTTCGAAACAGAAATTGGGCAAATGAAAGGACATTATTTGGTTAGAAACTTACTCAATCAATCAGAGTTTTTTATTGATATTCCAATGTTTGCTATGTACGCAAATGGTGTACTCAATTAG